TTCCCTGCCAAAGATTCTGAACCTGGAATGGCGGCGGCGACTTTCTCTGCTAGCGCTTCTTCTCCGGGGCCGCCCATCACATAGACTTGAAAACCTTTTTTCTGCAGGGCTCTGCCCGTTTCAATAAAGCCTTCTTCCGTCCAGCGTTTCGTCGCCCACACACTGCCTGGGAATATCAAAACAGCTTTACCCTCTTCGAAGCCTCGCAAAGAGTATTTACTTTTTAACGATGTATAAATATCGCCAAGCTCCAAGACTTGGTGGCGCAAACTCATCGATGCCCATTTCGGAGGCGCTGAAAGCAGACCGTGCTCTTTGGGAGCGTAAGGTTTTTCGAAGCTGAGGTATTCGACAAGATCTTTTTCTAATTGCGGATCTTCCGATTTCAGTAAGCTCAATTGGCGTAAAGCATCCGGAAGTTGCAACTGTCTTTTGTTTCTTTTAGAGAAAACAAAAAAGTTCCAACCCTTGTCAAAACCGATTTTATGATTTGCTTTGATTTGCGTGCAAAAAA
This region of Bdellovibrio sp. 22V genomic DNA includes:
- a CDS encoding glycosyltransferase family 9 protein, which codes for MVDQVFEIEKGNKDSYAKIVEHLRFVEVDNLISPHESLRTAFFCTQIKANHKIGFDKGWNFFVFSKRNKRQLQLPDALRQLSLLKSEDPQLEKDLVEYLSFEKPYAPKEHGLLSAPPKWASMSLRHQVLELGDIYTSLKSKYSLRGFEEGKAVLIFPGSVWATKRWTEEGFIETGRALQKKGFQVYVMGGPGEEALAEKVAAAIPGSESLAGKTKIIESAQLIARAALVIGNDSASTHLAAVCETPLIAVFGPTVLEFGYRPWSADSFVVQKEGLKCRPCGKHGHKVCPIKTHECMKGISAEEVLRTAGFILRS